A portion of the Streptomyces sp. NBC_01335 genome contains these proteins:
- a CDS encoding class I SAM-dependent methyltransferase has protein sequence MTVSDRYRTAWEGFWEQSSGEQGEPFWDADPALTARRDLEHLTPYADRSLPVADLGCGNGTQTRFLATRFASAVGVDLSAAAIAHARRTDPSGAATYEQLNLADPAQTGALHERLGDSNVYMRAVLHQSDPEDRPAVAAAVARLVGAHGRALVLEPTGQAKAVIAAVAAQPGGPSPKLRRVIENDLRPGEVAEGEVAALLRAAGLTLLGEGTTALAMSETRPTGSPVELPARWFVAGCP, from the coding sequence ATGACCGTGTCCGACCGCTACCGCACCGCGTGGGAAGGCTTCTGGGAGCAGAGCTCCGGCGAGCAGGGCGAACCTTTCTGGGACGCGGATCCGGCCCTGACGGCGCGGCGCGACCTCGAACACCTCACCCCGTACGCCGACCGCTCCCTGCCGGTCGCCGACCTCGGGTGCGGCAACGGCACCCAGACCCGCTTCCTCGCCACCCGCTTCGCCTCCGCCGTCGGCGTCGACCTCTCCGCCGCCGCCATCGCCCACGCCCGCCGGACCGATCCGAGCGGAGCCGCGACGTACGAGCAACTCAACCTCGCCGACCCGGCGCAGACCGGCGCGCTGCACGAGCGCCTCGGCGACAGCAACGTCTATATGCGGGCGGTCCTGCACCAGAGCGACCCGGAGGATCGCCCCGCGGTAGCCGCCGCCGTCGCCCGCCTGGTCGGCGCCCACGGCAGGGCCCTGGTCCTGGAACCGACAGGCCAGGCCAAGGCGGTCATCGCCGCCGTCGCGGCTCAGCCCGGCGGCCCATCACCCAAACTGCGCCGAGTCATTGAAAACGACCTGCGCCCCGGCGAAGTCGCCGAGGGCGAGGTCGCGGCCCTTCTGCGGGCGGCGGGGCTCACGCTCCTCGGCGAAGGCACCACCGCCCTCGCCATGAGCGAGACCCGCCCCACCGGCTCCCCGGTCGAACTCCCCGCCCGCTGGTTCGTCGCCGGCTGCCCCTGA
- a CDS encoding CocE/NonD family hydrolase, with the protein MSEGTSPVQEPAALRCTDPAGEPPDPVADRREMACALRDGVRLRTLLLLPHGPGPWPALLTRHPYDVAREEHEGTLDVGRLVAAGYPVALQDVRGRFGSEGDFDPCAQEVAFGADAVAWLAALPECDGTVGMWGASYASDTQFSALLGGAPALRAIAPALTPAMSALDGFRFRGGVPEIGSTLAWTHYAIAPDMIARIGSAHDREAGRKRWEATERALASLDAFRAGTPRSGPDVEAIVGWGLDRLREPLGSARHREGKIVDRIDAVDVPVFLIGGWFDVFLGPTLELHRRLVRRAKETGGPVPRLLVGPWTHDNSRAGRPVWTSDRARPPTVSTAGTSPRSTFGGSTPPSAGARRRCRRCAFS; encoded by the coding sequence ATGAGCGAGGGCACGAGCCCCGTTCAGGAGCCGGCCGCCCTCCGGTGCACGGATCCGGCAGGTGAACCGCCGGACCCGGTCGCCGACCGCCGCGAGATGGCCTGTGCGTTGCGCGACGGCGTACGCCTCCGCACCCTCCTGCTTCTTCCGCACGGGCCCGGGCCGTGGCCGGCCCTGCTGACCCGTCATCCCTACGACGTGGCCCGTGAGGAGCACGAGGGGACGCTCGACGTCGGGCGCCTCGTCGCCGCCGGTTATCCCGTCGCGCTCCAGGACGTACGGGGCCGCTTCGGCTCCGAAGGCGACTTCGACCCCTGTGCGCAGGAGGTGGCCTTCGGCGCCGACGCCGTGGCGTGGCTCGCGGCGCTTCCCGAATGCGACGGCACTGTCGGAATGTGGGGTGCCTCCTACGCTTCGGACACCCAGTTCAGCGCCCTGCTGGGCGGCGCACCGGCGCTGCGGGCGATCGCTCCCGCCCTGACACCGGCGATGTCGGCGCTCGACGGTTTCCGGTTCCGCGGCGGGGTGCCGGAGATCGGCAGCACTCTGGCGTGGACGCACTACGCGATCGCCCCGGACATGATCGCCCGCATCGGTTCCGCGCACGACCGGGAGGCCGGACGGAAGCGGTGGGAGGCGACCGAGCGCGCGCTCGCGAGCCTCGACGCGTTCCGGGCCGGAACTCCACGCTCGGGACCGGACGTCGAGGCGATCGTCGGGTGGGGGCTGGACCGGTTGCGGGAGCCGCTCGGGTCGGCGCGTCACCGCGAGGGGAAGATCGTCGACCGGATCGACGCGGTCGACGTCCCGGTCTTCCTGATCGGCGGGTGGTTCGACGTCTTTCTCGGGCCGACCCTGGAACTCCACCGACGGCTGGTGCGCCGTGCGAAGGAGACCGGCGGGCCGGTGCCTCGCCTCCTGGTCGGCCCCTGGACGCACGACAACTCTCGGGCCGGACGGCCGGTGTGGACTTCGGACCGCGCGCGTCCGCCGACGGTCTCCACGGCGGGGACCTCACCGCGCAGCACCTTCGGTGGTTCGACGCCACCCTCCGCGGGGGCGCGGCGGAGATGCCGCCGGTGCGCGTTTTCCTGA
- a CDS encoding LacI family DNA-binding transcriptional regulator: MPPRPAGSRPTLSLVAKTAGTSIPTVSKVLRGGTDVSAETRAKVMEAVQAVGYTRPAGAKGENARDESGLSHALDLVVTHFEGSWANLLIAGVGREAAAAGVDVVLTLAEPHSDWVSRLLRRRTLGVIGTLVDPASRQFGALFAAGVPVVLIDPMSTPPSGVASIGVANWEGGRMAAEHLLSLGHTRMGVVAGHARHLFSRARVDGFRAAADTTTVGSATVSVAHGGWNRAKAASATHTLLDGDPGITAVFACADSMALGVYDAVAARGLRIPEDISVIGFDDLPEAQYITPGLTTVRQPSTELGAVAVKRLIELSRAEKAGVRSPARMELATELVLRASTGSAPASH; the protein is encoded by the coding sequence ATGCCGCCTCGACCAGCCGGATCGCGTCCCACACTGTCCCTGGTGGCCAAGACCGCCGGTACGAGCATCCCCACCGTGTCCAAGGTGCTGCGAGGCGGAACGGACGTCTCGGCGGAGACCCGCGCGAAGGTCATGGAAGCCGTGCAGGCCGTCGGCTACACCCGCCCGGCCGGGGCCAAGGGCGAGAACGCACGGGACGAGAGCGGCCTCTCCCACGCGCTGGACCTCGTGGTCACCCATTTCGAGGGATCGTGGGCGAACCTGCTGATAGCCGGGGTCGGACGTGAAGCGGCGGCGGCGGGAGTCGATGTCGTCCTGACGCTCGCGGAACCGCACAGCGACTGGGTGTCGCGGCTGCTGAGAAGGCGCACCCTCGGCGTGATCGGGACCTTGGTCGATCCCGCGTCCCGGCAGTTCGGCGCACTCTTCGCGGCGGGCGTCCCCGTGGTGCTCATCGACCCGATGAGCACACCCCCCTCGGGGGTGGCGAGCATCGGAGTGGCGAACTGGGAGGGCGGCCGCATGGCCGCCGAGCACCTCCTGTCCCTCGGCCATACGCGGATGGGGGTGGTCGCAGGTCATGCGCGCCACCTCTTCAGCAGGGCGCGCGTCGACGGTTTCCGTGCGGCGGCCGACACCACGACCGTCGGCAGCGCCACGGTGTCGGTGGCCCACGGCGGATGGAACCGCGCCAAGGCGGCGTCCGCGACCCACACCCTGCTCGACGGCGACCCCGGGATCACGGCCGTCTTCGCCTGCGCGGACTCCATGGCACTCGGCGTCTACGACGCGGTGGCGGCCCGGGGCCTGCGGATACCCGAGGACATCAGTGTCATCGGGTTCGACGACCTGCCCGAGGCGCAGTACATCACCCCCGGTCTGACGACCGTCAGACAGCCCAGCACCGAGCTGGGCGCCGTAGCCGTCAAACGTCTGATCGAGCTCTCCCGGGCCGAGAAAGCCGGCGTCCGGTCACCCGCCCGCATGGAGCTGGCCACGGAGTTGGTCCTCCGTGCCTCCACCGGATCGGCCCCGGCGTCCCACTGA
- a CDS encoding SigE family RNA polymerase sigma factor, with amino-acid sequence MRDTVGAAADAGERSEDFQAFVVGRWSRLMRTAYLLTGEQYAAEDLVQGCLERTFVAWRKVSQARDPDAYVRRIMVNTHARRYRRGLKEYLSRGDDPGLGHDLPERGDDMAQAVERSDLVAALSQLPPRQREAVVLRYWEDLSETQTAAAMGCSVGTVKSNAARGITRLRSAVGPARTGTETTHLVHEGRMS; translated from the coding sequence ATGAGGGACACGGTAGGAGCAGCGGCGGACGCCGGGGAGCGTTCCGAGGATTTCCAGGCGTTCGTTGTCGGGCGGTGGTCCCGGCTGATGCGGACCGCCTATCTCCTGACAGGAGAGCAGTACGCGGCGGAGGACCTCGTACAGGGCTGTCTGGAACGAACATTCGTCGCCTGGCGCAAGGTGTCGCAGGCCCGGGATCCGGACGCCTACGTGCGGCGCATCATGGTCAACACGCACGCGCGCAGATACCGCAGAGGGCTCAAGGAGTACCTGTCACGGGGCGACGACCCCGGGCTCGGGCACGATCTGCCGGAGCGCGGCGACGACATGGCGCAGGCGGTCGAGCGGTCCGACCTGGTCGCCGCACTGTCCCAACTGCCGCCGCGGCAAAGAGAAGCCGTCGTGCTGCGGTACTGGGAAGACCTGAGCGAGACGCAGACGGCCGCCGCGATGGGGTGCTCGGTGGGCACCGTGAAGAGCAACGCGGCCCGAGGGATCACCCGGCTCCGGTCGGCCGTCGGGCCGGCCCGGACCGGCACGGAAACAACTCATCTGGTGCACGAAGGGCGGATGTCATGA
- a CDS encoding DUF3592 domain-containing protein: MGVVLFCLVIPAALCALFGALAVHFLRGHRTARRLIASGVRTVGVCEGLSRHDDEVSVRFSYTLPDGTTHEADSYATHFTSVAPRDSVTVVHDPEAPGVVELEDHLESARSGRLRALVLLTPALAFFVAWLVLGMGVVAFS, encoded by the coding sequence ATGGGCGTCGTCCTGTTCTGCCTGGTCATACCGGCGGCCCTCTGCGCACTGTTCGGAGCCCTCGCCGTCCACTTCCTCCGCGGCCACCGGACCGCCCGGCGGCTCATCGCCTCGGGCGTCCGCACCGTGGGTGTGTGTGAGGGGCTCTCCCGGCACGACGACGAGGTGTCGGTGCGGTTCTCCTACACACTGCCCGACGGAACCACGCACGAGGCGGACTCCTACGCCACGCATTTCACGAGCGTCGCGCCGCGCGACAGCGTCACCGTCGTCCACGACCCCGAGGCCCCCGGTGTCGTCGAGCTGGAGGACCACCTGGAATCCGCACGCTCCGGGCGCCTGCGCGCGCTGGTCCTCCTGACTCCGGCACTCGCCTTCTTCGTCGCCTGGCTCGTCCTCGGGATGGGCGTCGTCGCCTTCTCCTGA
- a CDS encoding endo-1,4-beta-xylanase, with amino-acid sequence MGSYALPRSALGRSLRALLPALLVGVLGASAALVAPSEAHAAETTLGAAAAQSGRYFGTAIASGKLGDSAYTSIASREFNMVTAENEMKIDATEPQRGQFNFTNADRVYNWAVQNGKQVRGHTLAWYSQQPGWMQSLSGSSLRQAMNDHINGVMAHYKGKIAQWDVVNEAFADGNSGGRRDSNLQRTGNDWIEVAFRTARAADPSAKLCYNDYNIENWNWAKTQGVYNMVRDFKSRGVPIDCVGFQSHFNSGSPYDSNFRTTLQNFAALGVDVAITELDIQGASATTYANVVNDCLAVPRCLGITVWGVRDSDSWRSGDTPLLFNSDGSKKSAYSAVLNALNSGSSGGGDDGGGDGGGQSGQLKGTGSGRCVDVPNSATADGTAVQLYDCHSAANQQWQLTSAGELRVYGNKCLDAAGSGNGAKIQIYGCWGADNQKWRLNSDGSIAGVQSGLCLDAVGAGTANGTQLQLYTCSNGSNQRWTLSS; translated from the coding sequence ATGGGCTCCTACGCCCTCCCCAGATCCGCTCTCGGCCGGTCGCTCCGCGCTCTGCTGCCGGCGCTGCTCGTCGGCGTCCTGGGTGCGTCCGCCGCACTGGTCGCCCCGTCGGAGGCACACGCCGCCGAGACCACGCTCGGCGCCGCGGCGGCGCAGAGCGGCCGCTACTTCGGCACCGCCATCGCCTCGGGCAAGCTCGGGGACTCGGCGTACACCTCGATCGCGTCCCGTGAGTTCAACATGGTGACGGCCGAGAACGAGATGAAGATCGACGCCACCGAGCCGCAGCGGGGCCAGTTCAACTTCACCAACGCCGACCGCGTCTACAACTGGGCGGTGCAGAACGGCAAGCAGGTGCGTGGTCACACCCTGGCCTGGTACTCCCAGCAGCCCGGCTGGATGCAGAGCCTGAGCGGCAGCTCGCTGCGCCAGGCGATGAACGACCACATCAACGGCGTGATGGCCCACTACAAGGGCAAGATCGCCCAGTGGGACGTCGTGAACGAGGCTTTCGCCGACGGCAACTCGGGTGGCCGCCGCGACTCCAACCTGCAGCGCACCGGCAACGACTGGATCGAGGTCGCCTTCCGGACCGCGCGCGCCGCCGACCCGTCCGCCAAGCTCTGCTACAACGACTACAACATCGAGAACTGGAACTGGGCCAAGACCCAGGGCGTGTACAACATGGTCCGGGACTTCAAGTCGCGCGGCGTGCCGATCGACTGTGTGGGCTTCCAGTCGCACTTCAACAGCGGAAGCCCCTACGACAGCAACTTCCGCACCACCCTGCAGAACTTCGCCGCCCTCGGCGTCGATGTGGCCATCACCGAACTCGACATCCAGGGCGCTTCGGCCACGACCTACGCCAACGTGGTCAACGACTGCCTGGCCGTCCCGCGTTGCCTCGGCATCACCGTCTGGGGCGTGCGTGACTCCGACTCCTGGCGGTCGGGGGACACACCCCTGCTGTTCAACAGCGACGGCAGCAAGAAGTCCGCCTACAGCGCCGTCCTCAACGCCCTCAACAGCGGCTCGTCCGGCGGTGGCGACGACGGTGGCGGCGACGGCGGCGGCCAGAGCGGACAGCTCAAGGGCACCGGTTCGGGCCGCTGCGTGGACGTGCCCAACTCCGCCACCGCGGACGGCACCGCGGTCCAGTTGTACGACTGCCACAGCGCCGCCAACCAGCAGTGGCAGCTCACCTCCGCCGGTGAACTGCGGGTCTACGGCAACAAGTGCCTGGACGCCGCAGGCAGCGGCAACGGCGCCAAGATCCAGATCTACGGCTGCTGGGGCGCCGACAACCAGAAGTGGCGTCTCAACTCCGACGGGTCCATAGCCGGCGTCCAGTCCGGACTCTGCCTCGACGCCGTGGGCGCCGGCACCGCCAACGGCACCCAGCTCCAGCTCTACACCTGCTCGAACGGCAGCAACCAGCGCTGGACCCTGTCGTCCTGA
- a CDS encoding carbohydrate ABC transporter permease, translating to MLYIVLGGFRTNAQITTDPAALPHPWVVANYTGILKSSVFWGEFANSLVVAIASTVGIVALGLMVSFVIARYDFKLKGAMYSLFAAGLMFPMVIAITPLYLVIKDLGLVDNLLGVIVPQIAFGLPTTVIILVPFLRAIPNEIEEAAAIDGMSRLGFFFRMVLPLSLPGVVTVGILGFVGSWNNYLLPLYVLNSQANYTLPLGVQVFSSPYSTDTAKVLAFTSLAMLPALIFFSVFEKRIVGGLTGAVKG from the coding sequence GTGCTCTACATCGTGCTCGGCGGATTCCGCACCAACGCGCAGATCACCACCGATCCGGCGGCCCTGCCACATCCCTGGGTGGTCGCCAACTACACGGGCATCCTGAAGTCATCGGTGTTCTGGGGCGAGTTCGCCAACTCCCTCGTGGTCGCGATCGCCAGCACCGTGGGCATCGTCGCTCTCGGTCTGATGGTGAGCTTCGTGATCGCGCGCTACGACTTCAAGCTCAAGGGCGCGATGTACTCCCTGTTCGCCGCCGGCCTGATGTTCCCCATGGTCATCGCGATCACTCCGCTGTACCTCGTCATCAAGGACCTCGGTCTCGTCGACAACCTGCTCGGTGTGATCGTCCCGCAGATCGCCTTCGGCCTGCCGACGACCGTGATCATCCTCGTGCCGTTCCTGAGAGCCATCCCGAACGAGATCGAGGAGGCCGCCGCGATCGACGGCATGAGCCGACTCGGATTCTTCTTCCGCATGGTGCTCCCGCTGTCGCTGCCCGGCGTGGTCACCGTCGGCATCCTCGGATTCGTCGGCAGCTGGAACAACTACCTCCTGCCCCTGTACGTCCTCAACTCGCAGGCGAACTACACCCTGCCGCTCGGCGTCCAGGTGTTCTCCTCCCCGTACTCCACGGACACCGCGAAGGTTCTCGCCTTCACCTCACTCGCCATGCTGCCCGCCCTGATCTTCTTCTCGGTCTTCGAGAAGCGCATCGTCGGCGGCCTCACCGGCGCCGTGAAGGGCTGA